The proteins below are encoded in one region of Micromonospora yangpuensis:
- a CDS encoding site-2 protease family protein, whose translation MAYDRPGDEALVLGVPRAARRPSPIFLALVAIFVACAVLAWHQVGNVRLAVFGFVVSGWLVSLCLHEYAHAVVAFRAGDRSVAHRGYLTLNPFKYTHPLLSVVLPVAVVLLGGIGLPGGAVWVDRHAIPGRLRHTLVSLAGPATNVLFTLVLVVVLRIGTGTGGSIEFWAGWALLAFLQLTASVLNLLPVPGLDGGNMLQPWLNPQWRRMYDLFAPFGFILLFALLWNPRIGGWFFDAVFALADLLGLPPWLYATGLDLIRFWQS comes from the coding sequence ATGGCGTACGACCGTCCGGGCGACGAGGCGTTGGTGCTCGGCGTACCCCGGGCGGCCCGGCGCCCCAGCCCGATCTTCCTGGCCCTGGTCGCGATCTTCGTGGCCTGCGCGGTGCTGGCCTGGCACCAGGTCGGCAACGTCCGGCTGGCCGTCTTCGGTTTCGTGGTCTCCGGCTGGTTGGTCTCGCTCTGCCTGCACGAGTACGCGCACGCGGTGGTCGCCTTCCGGGCCGGGGACCGCAGCGTCGCCCACCGTGGCTACCTCACCCTGAACCCGTTCAAGTACACCCATCCGCTGCTGTCGGTGGTGCTGCCGGTGGCGGTGGTGCTGCTCGGCGGCATCGGCCTGCCCGGCGGCGCGGTCTGGGTGGACCGGCATGCGATCCCCGGACGGCTGCGGCACACCCTGGTCAGCCTCGCCGGCCCGGCCACCAACGTGCTGTTCACCCTGGTCCTGGTGGTGGTGCTGCGGATCGGCACCGGCACCGGCGGGTCGATCGAGTTCTGGGCCGGGTGGGCGCTGCTGGCGTTCCTCCAGTTGACCGCCAGCGTGCTGAACCTGCTCCCGGTGCCCGGCCTGGACGGCGGCAACATGCTCCAGCCATGGCTGAACCCGCAGTGGCGGCGGATGTACGACCTCTTCGCCCCCTTCGGGTTCATCCTGCTCTTCGCCCTACTGTGGAACCCGCGCATCGGCGGATGGTTCTTCGACGCGGTGTTCGCCCTGGCCGACCTGCTCGGCCTGCCGCCCTGGCTCTACGCCACCGGCCTCGACCTGATCCGGTTCTGGCAGAGCTGA
- a CDS encoding aldo/keto reductase family protein — translation MEFRHLGRSGLMVSEISYGNWITHGSQVEEEAAVSCVRAALDSGVTTFDTADVYAGTRAEEVLGRALANERREGLEIFTKVFFPTGPGRNDRGLSRKHIMESIDGSLRRLGTDYVDLYQAHRYDYHTPLEETMTAFADVVRAGKAHYIGVSEWKASQLREAHELARELRIPLVSNQPQYSMLWRVIEAEVVPTSTELGIGQIVFSPMAQGVLTGKYLPGQPPPAGSRATDEKSGAGFIARLLTDDVLTRVQRLKPLAEQAGLSLGQLAIAWVLQNPNVSSAIIGASRPEQVRDNVKAAGVKLDAELIKAIDEITDPVTERDPARTESPAERP, via the coding sequence ATGGAATTCCGACACCTTGGCCGCTCGGGCCTGATGGTCAGCGAGATCTCGTACGGCAACTGGATCACCCACGGTTCCCAGGTCGAGGAGGAGGCCGCCGTTTCCTGCGTCCGGGCCGCCCTGGACAGTGGCGTCACCACCTTCGACACCGCCGACGTGTACGCCGGCACCCGCGCCGAGGAGGTACTCGGCCGCGCGTTGGCCAACGAGCGTCGCGAGGGGCTGGAGATCTTCACCAAGGTCTTCTTCCCCACCGGACCGGGGCGCAACGACCGGGGCCTGTCCCGCAAGCACATCATGGAGTCGATCGACGGCTCGCTGCGCCGGCTGGGCACCGACTACGTCGACCTGTACCAGGCCCACCGGTACGACTACCACACGCCGCTCGAGGAGACGATGACGGCGTTCGCCGACGTCGTACGGGCCGGCAAGGCGCACTACATCGGCGTCTCGGAGTGGAAGGCGTCGCAGCTCCGCGAGGCCCACGAGCTGGCCCGGGAGCTGCGCATCCCGTTGGTCTCCAACCAGCCGCAGTACTCGATGCTCTGGCGGGTCATCGAGGCCGAGGTCGTGCCCACCAGCACGGAGCTGGGCATCGGGCAGATCGTCTTCTCGCCGATGGCGCAGGGCGTACTCACCGGCAAGTACCTGCCGGGCCAGCCGCCGCCGGCCGGCTCCCGGGCCACCGACGAGAAGTCCGGCGCGGGCTTCATCGCCAGGTTGCTCACCGACGACGTGCTGACCCGGGTGCAGCGGCTCAAGCCCCTGGCCGAGCAGGCCGGACTGAGCCTGGGGCAGCTCGCCATCGCCTGGGTGCTGCAGAACCCGAACGTCTCCTCGGCCATCATCGGCGCGTCCCGCCCCGAGCAGGTACGGGACAACGTCAAGGCCGCCGGGGTGAAGCTCGACGCCGAGCTGATCAAGGCGATCGACGAGATCACCGACCCGGTCACCGAGCGGGACCCGGCCCGTACCGAGAGCCCGGCCGAGCGTCCCTGA
- a CDS encoding WG repeat-containing protein: MAENVGDAGRTTVAAGSGTFGSAPSDGTAGDPPATTPADVSAALALDAVPGPEVEPAPTVRPADGPAGTPSAEAWFRSNRQGRRDEDPPGQVSGPPAVADAPSAARWTELAPTAGMSRAHAAAEEAAGDREAVDSGETAGHREAVDSGATTAAGVAPTADDPVSAPAADRPGSGAEGVDDRPRGDAQPSGERPTAEPAGERGGQAAGLLDEDHAADAPVDPEQALAGLRWRLDPRTLREVVTDPDELRTIRRRLTEKLDTAVDNRTRTRLLSLRAVASRLLGELDDALDDGRLALTYAEATGELRRTALVQARLAQVLRWRREFGEADRLFAEAASPELPARLRAAMHEHAGRSCYDQGRLMEACHHFEQALDLRGDGDAELSGRIGVALDAVRDRAAEGGFGPYPRDRHEILERPRPPVPAPDADHERWGYVDPDGEFVIAPDYAMAQPYHEEVAWVRRPGSAGWTLLDRGGVPVLETSWQAVRPFAGGRAWVSPDGSGSWLGIDPSGEVVVPHGFDQVYPFRAGLAVVRRGPGWGAVDATGQFVVPTRYDGFSTQCSDGRQVDGFTDEGLAVVVRGGLRGVVDRAGRLVVAPAHPVLLIHPVAFLVGDGVSRWGALDRRGARLIDPVHRDRGAVSAEIERLLTDTSPVL; the protein is encoded by the coding sequence ATGGCCGAGAATGTCGGCGATGCGGGGCGCACCACCGTCGCCGCCGGCAGCGGGACGTTCGGGTCCGCGCCGTCGGACGGCACCGCCGGCGATCCACCCGCGACCACTCCCGCCGACGTGTCGGCAGCCCTGGCACTCGACGCCGTACCCGGACCGGAGGTCGAGCCCGCGCCGACCGTCCGGCCGGCGGACGGGCCGGCCGGTACGCCGAGCGCGGAAGCCTGGTTCCGGTCGAATCGTCAGGGCCGCCGGGACGAGGACCCACCGGGGCAGGTCTCCGGACCACCGGCCGTGGCGGACGCCCCCTCGGCGGCGCGATGGACCGAGCTGGCCCCGACAGCCGGGATGTCCCGAGCGCACGCCGCCGCCGAAGAAGCCGCCGGCGACCGGGAGGCAGTCGACAGCGGGGAGACAGCCGGCCACCGGGAAGCAGTCGACAGCGGGGCGACCACCGCCGCGGGTGTCGCGCCAACCGCCGACGACCCGGTGTCCGCGCCGGCCGCCGATCGGCCAGGGTCCGGGGCCGAAGGGGTGGACGACCGGCCACGGGGCGACGCGCAACCGTCCGGGGAACGGCCGACGGCCGAGCCGGCCGGCGAGCGTGGCGGACAGGCAGCCGGCCTGCTCGACGAGGACCACGCGGCCGATGCGCCGGTCGATCCCGAGCAGGCGTTGGCGGGTCTGCGCTGGCGGCTCGACCCACGGACGCTGCGCGAGGTGGTGACGGACCCGGACGAGCTGCGTACGATCCGGCGGCGCCTCACCGAGAAGCTCGACACCGCCGTCGACAACCGGACCCGGACGCGGCTGCTCAGCCTGCGCGCGGTCGCCTCCCGGCTGCTCGGCGAGCTGGACGACGCGCTCGACGACGGGCGGCTCGCCCTGACCTACGCCGAGGCGACCGGGGAGCTGCGCCGGACCGCGCTGGTTCAGGCGCGGTTGGCGCAGGTGCTGCGCTGGCGTCGGGAGTTCGGCGAGGCCGACCGGCTCTTCGCCGAGGCCGCCTCCCCCGAGTTGCCGGCCCGGCTGCGGGCGGCGATGCACGAGCACGCCGGGCGCTCCTGTTACGACCAGGGCCGCCTGATGGAGGCCTGCCACCACTTCGAGCAGGCCCTGGACCTGCGTGGGGACGGCGACGCCGAACTGAGCGGCCGGATCGGGGTGGCACTCGACGCGGTACGCGACCGGGCGGCCGAGGGCGGCTTCGGGCCGTACCCACGGGATCGGCACGAGATCCTGGAACGGCCGCGACCGCCGGTGCCGGCTCCGGACGCCGACCACGAGCGCTGGGGGTACGTCGACCCGGACGGCGAGTTCGTCATCGCGCCCGACTACGCCATGGCGCAGCCGTACCACGAGGAGGTGGCCTGGGTCCGGCGGCCGGGCTCGGCCGGTTGGACGCTGCTGGACCGGGGCGGCGTCCCCGTCCTGGAGACGTCCTGGCAGGCGGTCCGGCCGTTCGCCGGGGGCCGGGCCTGGGTGTCGCCGGACGGCTCCGGCTCCTGGCTGGGCATCGACCCGTCCGGCGAGGTGGTCGTGCCGCACGGCTTCGACCAGGTGTACCCGTTCCGGGCCGGACTGGCGGTGGTCCGCCGGGGGCCGGGTTGGGGTGCGGTGGACGCCACCGGTCAGTTCGTGGTGCCCACCCGGTACGACGGCTTCAGCACCCAGTGCAGCGACGGCCGTCAGGTCGACGGCTTCACCGACGAGGGCCTGGCCGTGGTCGTACGCGGTGGGCTGCGTGGTGTGGTGGACCGGGCCGGGCGGCTGGTGGTCGCCCCGGCCCACCCGGTGCTGCTCATCCACCCGGTCGCGTTCCTGGTAGGCGACGGGGTGAGCCGGTGGGGCGCGCTGGACCGGCGCGGCGCCCGGTTGATCGATCCGGTGCACCGGGACCGGGGCGCGGTGTCGGCCGAGATCGAACGGCTGCTCACCGACACCTCCCCGGTCCTCTGA